The DNA sequence TTGGTACATATTGTCATAAAATATTGTGTACctttatatgttcatatatgtatatgtatatgcatatgcatgtatatatatatatatatatatatatatatatatatatatatatagatgttTATGAAAATTTGCTCGTATGTATATGCGGGCTGAACAAAGATGAAAAGCAAATATAATGTGCAGatttatagaaaaagaaaaacacaTCTTAGATTAGACGTGTTACTGTTCTTCTTCTATGTAgttttcttaaatttaattttacaaaataaaaaatttgaagcTCAGCCTTCtgattatgaatatattgaaaaatcaaaaaatgaaattaaagaagaaaatatttttaaatttaagaatTCAATCGACTCTTCTGACCAGTTAAAGCACGAACAAAACATGAAAGAACATGAGGATCAACTTTATAATGAATTAGAAGTAGggaaaaacgaaataaaagaCAGTGTGGAATTTcctaataatgaaaaaggaagTAGCAAAGAAAAAGcagattataataatagtaataatggtAAAGAGAAAGagtttaataataaaaatagggATAATTCATTTAAACCTATAATAATaggtaaatataatttaatatacattttttatagtgTCGAATTTGTGAGTTTCCtgttatttatgttttttcacTTGTTGATCTTCTTAATATCACAATGGAATTTAAATGTTAACTTACTTGTttgttatattcatttaaataatactaatcagaataaatacatttacaaTCTGAAGAatttatgtacacatgtatgcATTAAGccattaacaaaaaaaaatgataagtCTGGAATACATAGCAAAGAACGGTTTAATACtgattataatttatacaaacCTAAATCTGAATTAGTTGAgttgaaaaaaggaaaaaatgatatattcattttttataaacagaaaaagtatatatttaattataaaaccTTAGATTTCGAATCTGTTAAacattttgatatttttaatttatctttttatttaaaatggaATGGACTAATTGAATTTGAAACGGATGATATATATGACGAAATAAACATGAGTCACACTTTGAGGGACATAGAAGAAAGTGTAAACTATTATGaggattattattatcataatgaCTGTGATGATAGGAATGATGGTGATAATGGCAATGATGATACTAATAACTTAAATGCCCTTTTTAGCAAAATAGATGCTCTATACTTAGGTAAAAGAAATGATATAGCCAAATCAgctaataaaagtaataaaatgtataatgaGCTAGGGCAGGAGGAAGGGGGTAATATTCACTCTACAGTTAGGGgaagggggaaaaaaagtaagcaaatacatacaaacgAGACATTGAATAAGTCCCATGAATCAAATTTCCCCCATGGtgatataaacaaaaacaagaaaaaagtGGAAATTTCTGAAATAAAGAATGATGGGTCTAATAAtgatccttttttttatgattataaaaaaaaaaactattttgAAATTccatatgatatatatgtacataataatttaagtaaatacggagagaatatatatgatattccATCTCCttgctttaaaaaattattgtatgAAGCCATGTTGTCTCCATTCTTcgtttttcaattttttagtattatattatggaTGCTTGATAGCTATTGGTATTTTGGAATTTtctcaatttttattttaatagttTTAGAGGCACAactaattaataaaagaataagaGAATTTAATCTTATAAATAGTATGAAAGTTCCTGCAcaaaatgtatatgtgtacagaAATTTACAGtggaaaattataaaatcaaATATGTTACTACCTGgagatatatacattttatcaAATGAAATAAGAGGAAGtgataatatatgtacatgtgagACATTGCTATTAGAAGGGGTTTGTATAACTGATGAATCAATTCTTACAGGTGAATCCGTACCACTAATTAAAGCTGCTATTGATAAGAATGTGGAGGAAGAGAATGATGTTTGTATAAAAAAGGGCGgtgaaaaaaatggaaatagaATTTcgattttttcaaataaaatagatattaaaaacaaacaTAAAAAGCATATTGTTTATGCAGgatcaaatatattattaactaaaaatgagaataatgaattcaaaaataaaaaattacctATCAGTGGTTGTATAGgaattgttataaaaaatggattTACAACATATCAAGGGAAATTAGTTAGAACAATTATTAACACTTCAGAAAAGGTGAATGCATCAAGTACCgattctattatttttcttattatattattattattttctctaTTCGCATGTGCTTATGTGGTATATTCTGTATTAAAAGCCAATAAAGAAAGAAATTTATATGGACTTCTTTTATCCGTTTCACATATTATTACAGCAGTTATATCCCCAGAATTTCCTATAACATTATCATTGGGTGTAACGATATCAatagtatatttatacaacttaaaaatatattgcacGGAACCATTCAGATTACCCTTTTCAGGAAAATCGAATATATGTGCATTTGATAAAACAGGAACACTAACAGAAGACAATATGATTGTTTTAGGTTTATTTGGTCtagataataatattgaaaagataaatgatataaacaAATCTATCATTAGTAGGCAAAAGGtcccttttttttccgtAGCGGTTATTGCAGGATGTCATTCTCTATGTAcagttaataataaattgttaGGGGATCCGTTAGAGAAAAACTCTTTCTTAAAATTGAAATGTATGATGAAGAGCTTGGAcagtacatatgtatacacaaataacaagaacaatagtagtagtagtagtagtaataacaataatagcaATGATTACAAGTCGGTGAATAGTTTTAGTAAAAAGTTATTTAGCTTCCATaatgagaaaaagaaaagcccttgtttagaaaattttcaaatttataagagattttttttttcatcggAACTCCAGAGGATGACTTGTATTGTTCTGCATGAAGGGTATGAAGAGGATTGGTATGGAGAGGAATATGAAGAATCTTTTACCCCATGTAAACATACAACAAAGGTAGAAAgtgataaaattattaatgaaaatatagcaattttggataatttaaaaaaacgaAAGAAGAAAGATAATAGCAAAAATGAACCTACAAAACAGTACTTAGTTTTAAGTAAAGGGTCACCagaaatgatgaaaaagtttttaaaaaaaattccagAAAATTATGATGAAGTTTTAAATAGTCTATCGATAAGGGGTTATCGTGTTTTATGCCTTGCTGCTAATGTTTtggataataaaataatttcgaAAAATGTTAGAAGAGAAGATATAGAAAAAGATTTGTTTTTCTGTGGATTTTTAACCTTTATTTGTCCAATTAAAACATCAACACctgaatatataattgatataaaaaatgcagGAATCAAGAACATTATGATAACAGGAGATAATGCTTTAACTGCATGCCAAGTGGCTCAAGATGTGAATATTATTCCATCTGTAAAATCTAAAGATATCTTAATTTTAAAGCTAAAAGAAGATTATTCTCTTAATGATAGGAGAATTCGTTTGGGTCCTTTATCCCAATCCAATGAAGCCATTGAACAAAGAATTACTAAAAGTCTTAATGATAAGATATCAAATGATCTAATAGGAAGTGAAATTTTCAGCAATCAGGACAAAGTAGATGCAATAGAAATGTTATATAGCATTGGTAAATCAAGCATGgttgaaaaaaatgttatcgAAAAAGTAActaaaattattgaaaagaataaaaatgtaagcagcagaatttattttattgatagagaaaataaaaaaatgttaccTTTTATTGATAATgaggaatatataaaattatgtgaacatattttttccttatgtATAACAGGAGATATAATTGATTATTTTCTGAACAATTATCAAAATGATTTAACATTATTTAATGAGCTTATAAAGCGAgtgcatatattttgtagAGTATCCCCTAAAcataaagaaattattataaaaacttTGAACAAATTGGGGAATATTAGCATTATGTGTGGTGATGGAACAAATGATATGGCAGCACTAAAAGCAGCTCATGTTggtatttcattattaagtATTAAAATAAGCTATAAAAACAAGGAGATAGATAATAGCAATAACAATAAGCAATATAACGCGAACTCTTTGAACACGTATGATAAAGGttacaataattattatgcTAACAGTGAAAATCATTTTAGAAATccttataataatttatatgcacCTTATAACAGTAGTAGTACTACTACTGCAAGCAGTGGTAGTAGTAACATGAAtgcaaaatattatgaacaaatgaaaaaatataatgagaGGAAACAAGCATTAGAAAATATGATGCAATCCATAGATGACTCTTTGCCATTGATAAAATTAGGAGAAGCAAGCATAGCATCtccatttacatataaaggaaatgatataaaatgtGTTAAAGAGATTATATGTTGTGGTAGATGTGCACTAGCAAAAGTTATAATGatgtataaattaatgaTTATAAATTCATTGATTACGGCCTTTTCAGTTTCTATTTTAACTTTGGATGGAGTAAAATTAAGTGATGCACAAACTACTGTTATATCGTTATTATACACGTCATTAATTGTATTAATATCTAAAACAACTCCTcttgaaaatatttcaaattattcTCCTCCAAACTCTTTATTTAACATTTCTGTTATCGCTTCCTTAATATGTCAAgtgtttgttcatttttttattttaatatatggaTGGAAATTAGCTAGCTCTTATAGAGAACCTGATTATGTTCCGGACTTAAAAGGAGATATTGACCCAAATATAGTAAATACTTGTATTTATTACctaatatattgtattaatttatcaattttttcaaGTAATTATGAAGGTTTACCTTTCATGATACCacttcataaaaataaagaaattatttttatatttatttcgaatattatctttttattttctcttgttcttaatattttaccttttttaaattatttcttctCTCTTGTGTCATTTCCCAATTTCCACTTGCAACttgtatttttgtttttaatgaTATCAGATATTGTTGTTCCATACAtcatttgtaattttatcaGATATTTAagattttattcatttacaaaatttaatgTTAGATTGTAACAATGCTTTtataatacaattattttgTACATGTAAATGCGAACAAGGAATTTATACTAAcaattgcatttttttatggcaaaataaagtatattttgtttttttccatttcattgcaataatgtacaaaaaacaaaagaaaataaatagataaattaatataaagcTGTTGAAGCTACGTACATTTTTTTGCTTGAATTTTTACTTgagctttatttttatttttatttttttaattatatattattcctttttttacataatatctaatttttttccacatttatttattccataGTTCCCTTTAAactattaaatgaaaaaaagatgtttttattattaaaagagaaaaaaagtgatatcagtaattattaatttacaaCATTCACAGAAATGAGATATAAAATTGcttacattaatatataaaaatgggaTTCAAGTTACGAAGGTACTATTTTTATAGGTATGTTTAACGTAACTGCGCATGTACTAGTCTgtaatatggaaaaatatacgcatgaatataattattttttctcgtTAAACTTACATATGTTGTAAGtttcttcaaaaaatattttttccaatcTTTATGATTCTATAGTATATGTGTGTAAGATATCATATTGTGCAAATAATGGTTAAGCActcctttttaattttcacaGCTTTTCTTGCAAATTAatcgaatttttttttatttatattccaaaattttattctattttaatgaaaaaaaagggaacaTAGTGACATTGTAAAGAGCACTAATAATTTCAAGAACTTAATCTGATGCATAATCAGgcctatataaatatatacatacataagtacAAGAGCATTTCTCTTTCTGGGAAGGGAAAtggaaattaaaataattaaaacgaAAAAGTGTTATGATGTTcataattagaaaaaaaaaatttatacgatatatattatatatatatatataaatcaaataaaaaaactccTAAAAGCATAACTCTAGATGATGATTATTTGCTTGTGTTTAAAAATCTATTGTGCTTTAAAATTTCGCcttttctaatttatattttgctggttcatattttttaatttacatttttctcttttactttaaaaaagaaaaatgaaatattaactcgaaatgaatatttcattatttatatatatttctttatctaATTTATGGGCAGTGTGTTGATGAAATTCATCCATATTTTGGGAACTGTTTTTTAAGGGGAAATGTGTATTATTAATTGGGTTATATAGAAATAAGcagtaaaataaaaggaaatttaCACTAATTTGAAATTTGtgtaacttttttttctatttcgtttacatatatttatgagataaaaaatttcttattattctAAAGTAAcactaattatataataatataattctaaACAAAGGAAAAGAGGTTGGCGAGtcaccattttttttttttttttttcaaaaattgtggtgcataaaaaatgtaaatttcaCTGGATATTTGAAGAACACATATATTGAAATGTTAGgaaattgttataaaaaattttacttaaatataaaagagagTTACAATTAAAACTAATTACTTATTAATGCATATGTTTAGAACTATTTTTAGCTTTATTGTTCAACTTtccctttcttttttttcctttcttttttttttttttcttcctttctCTCATTTCTTGAACTTTATCCAACATATACATTCattcttttaatatgaatttaaaaaattgtttaaaataACTTGTATATAAagtagaaaatattttattatttacattttggTTGTttgtacctttttttttttttttttttttttttttttttcttcatatatatatatatatatatttataaacacATGTAATAAAGTCACAAaggttataattattaaactTGGGCCAAGAAGATTTGTGCTGTTCGTTTTGTAGAAATAGTCagtactatttttttattttctaattttttttatttgatctTTTTCGGTTTTTTCCtcttaatatgaataaaataattttgggacgttataattttttatgaccacaataatagtttaaaaaaaaataaaaagaagttaCAAAATTGCGTCTCTTATACCAAtttggaatttttttttttttaatatatctgCAAAAAAGCAATTAAAATAACTGCaaaatttatgaacaaaataaaaaaaaaaattacgaaaTAAATGCATTATCAACAATTTTTtgagagaaaaaataatttactatAAGAGAAAATTATAGAGGGAATATATACTCTATAAAGAGATAACATTTGTGGGTGatggatgaaaaaaaagaaaacataaaaaatttgtgtacaaaaataattatatatttatattcgtattcatatatatgtacacatatatgtagaaTGAAACAGCGCAGATAACGCATCTAACACATATACTAATAGCGCAGAAGGAACTTTATTAATGAGCAAGTACTTGAAGCAATAAAAACATTGATGATAAAAGAGTTAACAATTTTCGAAATTGTGGGAACATATATAGATAGGGTACGCAGggaataattcaaaaaaataaataaggtTAAATATGGTAGTTCAAAGGAAGGAAGTAATAATCGGTTAGtacgtacacatacatatatatacacgcatTTATAGATacttaagtaaatatatacacataaccACGTATATATGCTTTCAGCCActtacaattatataaaaaaataatatacataaggaaggctttttcaaaatgaacAGGAGCTGTTTTATTACCGATTAACAGAAAATGAAAGAATTATCGATAGAAAAAGAGTTAGAACTGATATATGAATACATGACATCATTTGAACATTTAATGAGGAATTTTAGtgattatattaaaagaaaaaagacaaaaagaaaagttaTTGAAAAAAGTGATTTGatagataaattttttcttaaatatttaaataaaaatataccatCCAAGTTATTTCTTCATATGAAATGTACAAGaaatagtaatttttatgaacatatttttctctgcactttttatcaaattattgtaaaatatatagtttatGACCCGTTGTTTCGGTATCAAAAAAGTTTAGAACATGATATTGATGAGGAAAGTGGGGACTTTCAAAAAGAAGGAAGTAACAATATATACTTGGAGGGGAATATAAACAGTTATAGTGAcactatatatatggatgATGATGAGAAGTGTTTAGGTAAGGAATTATTTGATGATGATGCGAGGGATCGTGGTAAGGAAAGGTTTGGTGATGATGGAAAGGACGGTGGTAAGGTAAAAGCTCCTAAAATAGAATCAGTTGAAGCATGTCGAAAAAATGATGATACGTCAAAATTAATAGATAACACAAATACGTATTTTATTTCACGGAAAAGCAAAgagaagaaagaaagaataaCAAGGGAGGTACTTGATATTATCGAAAAAGAAAACTTAAAATTCCAAAAGTTAAAtgatgaatattttattcttaatttgACATATGAGAAAATATGTGACCTAATATATTCCTTTGGTATcgtatgttatatatttgaattttattcattttttaagataaaaaatattaatattatgaaaaataaaaaatgctcatttaatttctttaacTGGATGtttgatataaaatataacgttttgaaaaatatgaatttaagttcagtaaataaaaaaagtaaatataatacaaaaaatgaaagtgaTAAGAATTGTTCTTTGGGTGAAAAGTTATATGATGACATTACTATTAGTGATGTCAAAAAATGCATGAATGATGAAGAAACTTACTGTAATGataacagtaataaaaacaatttttataatattgaaGGTTtcagtagtaataataaattttttgaaaatgaaaattcttttgttgatgaaaattttctaatttatatgttaactaaaaaagaagacattgaaaatattttttcatcgtacaatgaagagaaaaaaagaaaaaatcatCCCTCAATGAATTATGGGGAAAACATTCTAAATAACAGCATTTTAAATGTTGAAAAGATAAGGGAAAATAATAACACTATAAATGAAGAACAGATTATCAGTAACAATTATCTTGAGGGTGATGGTAAGTATAGAGAGAATGTAAATAACACTGTAAGCAATGTAAACAATTTGATTAGTGGAAATATCGATTTTTTAAAGAGCTctcaattaaataataatattaatggtAATACGCATAATATAAGTAGcatgaataatataagaaGCATGCATAATATAAGAAGCATGCATAATATAAGAAGcatgaataatataagaagcatgaataatataagaagcatgaataatataagtattaggaataatattaatgatgTGGATAGTATTAATAGTGTGaataatataagtaatagcaaaacaaaaaaaaattacgaaataataaaggcccatttagaaaatatatacgttaagatgaaaaatgtgaaaaCATCGAGACTATACGTATcgttgtatttatatgtgaaCTATGTATTTGAGTTTTTAGATGATAATAGCAAGAAacattttaagaaaataagtACTTTCAATTTATGTTTTGATGAAAGCACATATGAAACTAAAATTATGGACAATTTATGTAtggtaaataatttaaacaatTATTGTAGTAGTAACTTAAGTAAGAATAATgatcattatttaaaaaaaaaaaatttcatttcatttcatttaggtggttttattgaatttattaataaaaaaaattcatctaataaaaaaaatgttataatgcatttaaaaaagtacattGATAATGATTTATTTAATGACAAAAATGTGCTATCTATTGAATATAATGAGATGGATGataagaaatataagaatatcaATGAACATGATGAATATTACAAGATTTGTTTTAGCCATAATGGGGGGTATGAACAAGAGTATCTGAGTAACAAAAATTCCATTTTGAGCAGTGGTAATGATACTTGTATTGGTAAAGATAGAAGTAACAGTAATGATATCAATAAATGCAATGTAAGGAATAAAATTAACGGGGAGGAAAATTGTAGAAAGTACAATGAATCAAAAGAGGATAGGGGACAAAAAAACAgaggtaaaaaaaagaaattgaaaaataaatcgaatggttataataaaataaatggcTCAAAACTG is a window from the Plasmodium malariae genome assembly, chromosome: 2 genome containing:
- the PmUG01_02022400 gene encoding cation transporting ATPase, putative, yielding MKSKYNVQIYRKRKTHLRLDVLLFFFYVVFLNLILQNKKFEAQPSDYEYIEKSKNEIKEENIFKFKNSIDSSDQLKHEQNMKEHEDQLYNELEVGKNEIKDSVEFPNNEKGSSKEKADYNNSNNGKEKEFNNKNRDNSFKPIIIGKYNLIYIFYSVEFVSFLLFMFFHLLIFLISQWNLNVNLLVCYIHLNNTNQNKYIYNLKNLCTHVCIKPLTKKNDKSGIHSKERFNTDYNLYKPKSELVELKKGKNDIFIFYKQKKYIFNYKTLDFESVKHFDIFNLSFYLKWNGLIEFETDDIYDEINMSHTLRDIEESVNYYEDYYYHNDCDDRNDGDNGNDDTNNLNALFSKIDALYLGKRNDIAKSANKSNKMYNELGQEEGGNIHSTVRGRGKKSKQIHTNETLNKSHESNFPHGDINKNKKKVEISEIKNDGSNNDPFFYDYKKKNYFEIPYDIYVHNNLSKYGENIYDIPSPCFKKLLYEAMLSPFFVFQFFSIILWMLDSYWYFGIFSIFILIVLEAQLINKRIREFNLINSMKVPAQNVYVYRNLQWKIIKSNMLLPGDIYILSNEIRGSDNICTCETLLLEGVCITDESILTGESVPLIKAAIDKNVEEENDVCIKKGGEKNGNRISIFSNKIDIKNKHKKHIVYAGSNILLTKNENNEFKNKKLPISGCIGIVIKNGFTTYQGKLVRTIINTSEKVNASSTDSIIFLIILLLFSLFACAYVVYSVLKANKERNLYGLLLSVSHIITAVISPEFPITLSLGVTISIVYLYNLKIYCTEPFRLPFSGKSNICAFDKTGTLTEDNMIVLGLFGLDNNIEKINDINKSIISRQKVPFFSVAVIAGCHSLCTVNNKLLGDPLEKNSFLKLKCMMKSLDSTYVYTNNKNNSSSSSSNNNNSNDYKSVNSFSKKLFSFHNEKKKSPCLENFQIYKRFFFSSELQRMTCIVLHEGYEEDWYGEEYEESFTPCKHTTKVESDKIINENIAILDNLKKRKKKDNSKNEPTKQYLVLSKGSPEMMKKFLKKIPENYDEVLNSLSIRGYRVLCLAANVLDNKIISKNVRREDIEKDLFFCGFLTFICPIKTSTPEYIIDIKNAGIKNIMITGDNALTACQVAQDVNIIPSVKSKDILILKLKEDYSLNDRRIRLGPLSQSNEAIEQRITKSLNDKISNDLIGSEIFSNQDKVDAIEMLYSIGKSSMVEKNVIEKVTKIIEKNKNVSSRIYFIDRENKKMLPFIDNEEYIKLCEHIFSLCITGDIIDYFLNNYQNDLTLFNELIKRVHIFCRVSPKHKEIIIKTLNKLGNISIMCGDGTNDMAALKAAHVGISLLSIKISYKNKEIDNSNNNKQYNANSLNTYDKGYNNYYANSENHFRNPYNNLYAPYNSSSTTTASSGSSNMNAKYYEQMKKYNERKQALENMMQSIDDSLPLIKLGEASIASPFTYKGNDIKCVKEIICCGRCALAKVIMMYKLMIINSLITAFSVSILTLDGVKLSDAQTTVISLLYTSLIVLISKTTPLENISNYSPPNSLFNISVIASLICQVFVHFFILIYGWKLASSYREPDYVPDLKGDIDPNIVNTCIYYLIYCINLSIFSSNYEGLPFMIPLHKNKEIIFIFISNIIFLFSLVLNILPFLNYFFSLVSFPNFHLQLVFLFLMISDIVVPYIICNFIRYLRFYSFTKFNVRL